In Candidatus Methylomirabilota bacterium, one DNA window encodes the following:
- a CDS encoding DUF6282 family protein — protein MIDRLETTAVVPRPLFCGCDLAHRPHAVARAARRSHGGSDRGGGSRSGRGGPGGSGGGGAKAGAAADANTGVQGYSPPPPLVSPIRGLIDFHTHAAPDIFGRAVDDDELATLAASRQMDAIVFKNHVTHTADRAWLARKHVPGIKIFGGVVLNRAVGGINAQAAEWMWRMQGRYGRVVWFPTFDADNHVRRAGTAPAGIRVVDDRGAVLPEVREVLAVCARQRLVVHTGHSSGEQALAIIEAAREAGCDRIVVTHAQFDVVGMTVAQMKKAAAMDAKMELCALGMLTGPDAPLEFLRHSARVEVAETAAAVKAVGARHFVLGTDLGQSGNPTPVDGLQMFVAALAAKGVTRDEIEAMGREVPGSLLMG, from the coding sequence GTGATCGACCGGCTCGAGACCACGGCGGTGGTACCGCGTCCTCTCTTCTGCGGCTGCGACCTCGCGCATCGGCCACACGCCGTCGCGCGCGCGGCGCGGCGGTCGCACGGCGGCAGCGACCGCGGCGGGGGCTCGCGGTCCGGGCGGGGCGGCCCGGGCGGAAGCGGCGGAGGCGGCGCGAAAGCGGGAGCCGCCGCCGACGCCAACACCGGCGTGCAGGGCTATTCTCCGCCCCCGCCGCTGGTGAGCCCGATCCGCGGCCTCATCGACTTCCACACACATGCCGCGCCCGACATCTTCGGCCGCGCGGTGGACGACGATGAGCTGGCCACGCTGGCGGCATCGCGCCAGATGGACGCCATCGTGTTCAAGAACCACGTCACCCACACCGCCGACCGCGCCTGGCTCGCCCGGAAGCACGTGCCTGGCATCAAGATCTTCGGCGGCGTGGTGTTGAACCGGGCGGTGGGGGGAATCAATGCCCAGGCGGCGGAGTGGATGTGGCGCATGCAAGGACGCTACGGCCGGGTGGTGTGGTTCCCCACCTTCGACGCCGACAATCACGTGAGGCGCGCGGGCACGGCGCCGGCCGGGATTCGGGTGGTCGACGACCGCGGCGCCGTGCTGCCCGAGGTGCGCGAGGTGCTCGCGGTGTGCGCGCGCCAACGCCTGGTCGTCCACACCGGCCACTCCTCGGGGGAGCAGGCGCTGGCCATCATCGAGGCGGCGCGCGAGGCGGGCTGCGACCGCATCGTGGTCACCCACGCGCAGTTCGACGTGGTGGGCATGACGGTGGCGCAGATGAAGAAGGCGGCCGCCATGGACGCCAAGATGGAGCTCTGCGCGCTGGGCATGCTCACCGGCCCGGACGCCCCGCTCGAGTTCCTGCGCCACTCGGCCAGGGTCGAGGTGGCCGAGACCGCCGCCGCCGTCAAGGCGGTGGGCGCGCGCCACTTCGTGCTCGGCACCGACCTCGGTCAGAGCGGCAATCCCACGCCGGTCGATGGCCTTCAGATGTTCGTGGCCGCCCTCGCCGCCAAGGGCGTGACCCGCGACGAGATCGAGGCCATGGGGCGCGAGGTGCCCGGCAGCCTCCTGATGGGCTAG
- a CDS encoding TauD/TfdA family dioxygenase: protein MGLTFTKLNPIFVAEVSPVDLRAADEDTLAEIRGGMDTYAVLVFRNQPFTDAQQLDFAQRLDGMLHTKLGISALQKNRFGNEALGDISNLDENGEILKSDNRRRMYSLGNRLWHTDASFQDPPGRYSMLSAKVVPSVPADTEYADMRAAYDALPAELKATCEGLRVHHSIAYSRQTLGFEFSETEQDVLKGAVHPLIRTLPRSGRRSLYVASHASRIIDWPVPEGRLLLRDLIEHATQRQFVYRHSWRVGDLVIWDNRATMHRGMPYDDSRHRRELRRVTTLDIPEPAFAAR, encoded by the coding sequence ATGGGCCTGACGTTCACGAAGCTGAACCCGATCTTCGTCGCCGAGGTGAGCCCGGTGGACCTCCGCGCCGCCGACGAGGACACCCTCGCCGAGATCCGCGGCGGCATGGACACCTACGCGGTGCTGGTGTTCCGCAATCAGCCCTTCACGGACGCCCAGCAGCTCGACTTCGCCCAGCGGCTGGACGGCATGCTCCACACCAAGCTCGGCATCAGCGCGCTCCAGAAGAACCGCTTTGGCAACGAGGCGCTCGGCGACATCTCGAACCTCGACGAGAACGGCGAGATCCTTAAATCGGATAACCGCCGCCGTATGTATAGCCTGGGCAATCGCCTGTGGCACACCGACGCGTCCTTCCAGGACCCGCCCGGCCGCTATTCCATGCTCTCGGCCAAGGTCGTCCCGTCCGTGCCCGCCGACACCGAGTACGCCGACATGCGCGCGGCCTACGATGCTCTGCCCGCCGAGCTCAAGGCCACGTGCGAAGGCCTGCGCGTGCATCACTCCATCGCCTACTCGCGCCAGACGCTGGGGTTCGAGTTCTCCGAGACGGAGCAGGACGTCCTCAAGGGCGCGGTGCATCCCCTCATCCGTACCCTCCCGCGCTCGGGCCGCCGCTCGCTCTACGTGGCCTCGCACGCCTCGCGCATCATCGACTGGCCCGTGCCGGAGGGGCGGCTGCTCCTCCGCGATCTCATCGAGCACGCCACCCAGCGCCAGTTCGTCTACCGCCACTCGTGGCGTGTGGGCGACCTCGTCATCTGGGACAACCGCGCCACCATGCACCGCGGGATGCCCTACGACGACAGCCGGCACCGCCGTGAGTTGCGCCGCGTGACCACGCTGGACATTCCCGAGCCCGCGTTCGCCGCTCGGTAG
- a CDS encoding sulfite exporter TauE/SafE family protein, producing MDGPSAVMLLGAGLAGGVVTAMVGGSSLITFPALLAAGLPPIVANASNTVALTPGNFAGGLADLERMPRWDRSFLGLMAVAVVGSAAGAALLLATPERAFTALVPLLIGFATLLFALSNRIRARLAWGKDGGGHWTSGPVRLLLFAPVAVYGGYFGAGMSVMLLALLAMTLEADFRAINVLKNLLSGLTSLVAVVVFVSQGVVAWLPVAVMMGGVLAGGFLGGRLVRVLPPRLLRSVVITVGTVLTVVYAWRYWAS from the coding sequence GTGGACGGCCCCTCGGCGGTGATGCTCCTCGGGGCGGGTCTGGCCGGAGGCGTGGTGACCGCGATGGTCGGGGGCTCCTCGCTGATCACCTTCCCCGCACTGCTCGCCGCCGGACTCCCGCCCATCGTGGCCAACGCCTCCAACACGGTGGCCCTCACGCCGGGGAATTTCGCCGGCGGCCTGGCCGACCTCGAGCGGATGCCGCGCTGGGACCGCTCGTTTCTGGGTCTGATGGCGGTGGCCGTCGTGGGCAGCGCGGCGGGCGCGGCGCTGCTCCTCGCCACACCGGAGAGGGCCTTCACCGCGCTGGTGCCCCTTCTCATCGGCTTCGCCACCCTGCTCTTCGCCCTGTCGAACCGGATCCGTGCGCGCCTCGCGTGGGGAAAGGACGGCGGTGGGCACTGGACCTCCGGCCCCGTGCGTCTGCTTCTGTTCGCCCCGGTGGCCGTATACGGTGGCTACTTCGGCGCCGGCATGAGCGTGATGCTCCTCGCGCTCCTGGCGATGACGCTGGAGGCCGACTTCCGTGCCATCAACGTGCTGAAGAACCTGCTCTCCGGGCTCACCAGCCTCGTCGCGGTGGTCGTGTTCGTCTCGCAGGGCGTGGTCGCGTGGCTGCCCGTCGCGGTCATGATGGGGGGCGTGCTGGCGGGCGGCTTCCTGGGCGGACGGCTCGTGCGCGTGCTGCCGCCGCGCCTGCTGCGCAGCGTCGTCATCACGGTGGGCACGGTGCTCACGGTGGTCTACGCCTGGCGCTACTGGGCCTCTTGA
- a CDS encoding DHA2 family efflux MFS transporter permease subunit, which yields MTEPEHPEHPASSLSSTRKWSITISVMLITVTQMLDTSITNVALPHMQGSLSTSVEETSWVITSYLAANAIIIPATAWLTGYFGRRRLFLICASVFTASSFLSGLAPNLEFLVAMRILQGLGGGPVVPMAQATMWEIFPLRQRGLAMAVWGIGIMMAPILGPTLGGWICDNWSWRWIFYVNLPIGVVGFLMASVFLFDSPYVKKPTSVDWVGAVLMVVGFGSLQLMLDRGERSDWFESGGITTLLLLAVFAILAFLYRELTADEPILNLTVFNDRNFAVGSVVMAAVGFCFFSSTVLLALYTQKVMGYDAWTSGTVLAPGGIGNMLALLISGRLVQRMDQRLILGIGCALNLISFLLMTQVTMGMDYWALAFPRFVQGLGQGFTFVPLQTLALATVPMARLSNATAAYSVVRNFGGSMGIALATTLLARRSQYHQSTLGAHVTAFDPETAARLQQWTRHFIAQGMDGFTAKRQAVAMLYRDTTDQAQVLAYGDAYVILLILFGGIILLLPFMRRVRVDQTGPKSASSPAAAPHHAIPEPAD from the coding sequence GTGACCGAGCCCGAACACCCCGAACACCCAGCTAGCTCGCTGTCGTCGACGCGCAAGTGGTCGATCACCATCTCGGTGATGCTGATCACGGTCACCCAGATGCTCGACACGAGCATCACCAACGTCGCGCTCCCGCACATGCAGGGCTCGCTCTCCACCAGCGTGGAGGAGACCTCCTGGGTCATCACCTCCTATCTGGCCGCCAACGCCATCATCATCCCCGCCACCGCGTGGCTCACCGGCTACTTCGGGCGCCGCCGCCTCTTCCTCATCTGCGCCTCGGTGTTCACCGCGTCGTCATTCCTCTCGGGCCTCGCGCCCAATCTCGAGTTCCTGGTGGCGATGCGCATCCTCCAGGGGCTGGGCGGCGGGCCGGTGGTGCCGATGGCGCAGGCCACCATGTGGGAGATCTTCCCCCTCAGGCAGCGGGGTCTCGCCATGGCCGTGTGGGGCATCGGCATCATGATGGCGCCCATCCTCGGCCCCACCCTGGGGGGCTGGATCTGCGACAACTGGTCGTGGCGCTGGATCTTCTACGTGAACCTCCCCATCGGCGTGGTGGGCTTCCTGATGGCGAGCGTCTTCCTCTTCGACTCGCCGTACGTGAAGAAGCCGACCTCGGTGGACTGGGTGGGCGCGGTGCTCATGGTGGTGGGCTTCGGGTCGCTGCAGCTCATGCTCGACCGCGGCGAGCGCTCCGACTGGTTCGAATCGGGCGGCATCACCACGCTGCTACTCCTCGCCGTCTTCGCCATCCTCGCCTTCCTCTACCGCGAGCTGACGGCGGACGAGCCCATCTTGAACCTCACCGTGTTCAACGACCGAAATTTTGCCGTGGGCTCCGTCGTCATGGCCGCCGTCGGCTTCTGCTTCTTCTCGAGCACGGTGCTGCTCGCCCTCTACACCCAGAAGGTCATGGGCTACGACGCGTGGACGTCGGGGACGGTACTCGCCCCGGGCGGGATCGGCAACATGCTGGCGCTGCTCATCTCCGGCCGGCTCGTGCAGCGCATGGACCAGCGCCTGATCCTCGGCATCGGCTGCGCGCTCAACCTGATCTCGTTCCTCCTCATGACCCAGGTCACGATGGGTATGGACTACTGGGCGCTCGCCTTCCCGCGCTTCGTCCAGGGCCTCGGCCAGGGCTTCACGTTCGTGCCGCTCCAGACTCTGGCGCTGGCCACCGTGCCGATGGCGCGCCTCTCCAACGCCACCGCCGCCTACTCGGTGGTGCGGAACTTCGGCGGCAGCATGGGCATCGCGCTCGCCACCACCCTCCTGGCGCGACGCAGCCAGTACCACCAGTCGACGCTGGGCGCCCACGTCACCGCGTTCGATCCCGAGACGGCCGCGCGCCTCCAGCAGTGGACGCGGCATTTCATCGCCCAGGGCATGGACGGCTTTACCGCCAAGCGTCAAGCCGTGGCCATGCTCTACCGCGACACCACCGACCAGGCCCAGGTGCTCGCCTACGGCGACGCCTACGTGATCCTGCTCATCCTCTTCGGCGGCATCATCCTGCTGCTGCCGTTCATGCGCCGTGTGCGCGTCGACCAGACGGGACCGAAGTCCGCCTCGTCCCCGGCCGCCGCGCCCCACCACGCCATTCCCGAGCCCGCGGACTGA
- a CDS encoding molybdopterin oxidoreductase family protein, whose protein sequence is MAIARSPRLEIVPSVCPHDCTSTCALEVEKIDERTIGHVRGSHRNTYTDGVICEKVGRYAERVHHPDRLLYPLRRVGPKGTRRFERIDWAEALDAVAEAFIRQAKTYGPETVWPYYYAGTMGLVQRDGINRLRHAMGYSRWYSTICVALSDAGWAAGVGDKRGADFREVDEHTDLVIIWGGNPVNTQVNVMQHAMRARRRGAPLVVVDPYRTGTAEKADIHLAVKPGTDGALACAVMHVLFAEGYADWTYLRAYTDCPDELAAHVRTRTPEWASAITGLGVEEIVGFARLYGRTKRSFIRLHHGFSRSRNGAANLHAVSCLPAVTGAWQYEGGGAVYGQTGLYRLDRSLIEGLDLENKSIRALDQSRLGPILTGDQEALLGGPPVTAMLVQNTNPAMVCPETHLVHKGLAREDLFLCVHEQFLTETAAFADIVLPATMFLEHDDFYTASGHTYFQVAKKVIEAPGECRENHYVIAELARRLGAKHPGFTMTAWGIMDATLRKSGMWDAETNWQRGGQDCALPFQTAHFLDGFPTADRRFHFKGDWKRFGGRWQEMPVLPDHFDVIDRATTERPFRLVAAPARGFLNSTFSETPSSIARERRPTALLHPDDCAALGVADGDLVALANERGEVLVHARAKGGQQRGVVVVEGIWPNARFDRGIGINALTSADPGWPKGGAVFHDTSVSVRRA, encoded by the coding sequence ATGGCCATCGCACGCTCGCCCCGGCTCGAGATCGTGCCCTCCGTCTGCCCGCACGACTGCACCAGTACCTGCGCGCTCGAGGTCGAGAAGATCGACGAGCGCACCATCGGGCACGTGCGGGGCTCGCATCGGAACACCTACACCGACGGCGTCATCTGCGAGAAGGTGGGGCGCTACGCCGAGCGTGTGCATCACCCGGACCGGCTGCTCTATCCGCTGCGCCGCGTGGGGCCGAAGGGTACACGTCGCTTCGAGCGGATCGACTGGGCCGAGGCCCTGGACGCGGTCGCGGAGGCCTTCATCCGCCAGGCCAAGACCTACGGGCCGGAGACGGTGTGGCCCTATTACTACGCGGGCACGATGGGCCTGGTGCAGCGCGACGGCATCAACCGCCTGCGGCACGCCATGGGCTACTCGCGCTGGTACTCCACGATTTGCGTGGCGCTGTCGGACGCGGGCTGGGCCGCCGGCGTCGGGGACAAGCGCGGCGCGGACTTCCGGGAGGTCGACGAGCACACCGATCTCGTGATCATCTGGGGCGGCAACCCCGTCAACACGCAGGTCAATGTCATGCAGCACGCGATGCGCGCGCGGCGGCGCGGCGCCCCCCTCGTGGTCGTCGATCCTTATCGCACCGGCACCGCCGAGAAGGCCGACATCCACCTCGCGGTGAAGCCGGGCACCGACGGCGCCCTCGCCTGCGCGGTCATGCATGTGCTGTTCGCGGAAGGGTACGCGGACTGGACCTACCTCCGCGCCTATACTGATTGCCCCGATGAGCTGGCCGCCCACGTGCGCACGCGCACCCCGGAGTGGGCCAGCGCGATCACCGGGCTCGGCGTGGAGGAGATCGTCGGCTTCGCGCGCCTGTACGGTCGGACGAAGCGCTCCTTCATCCGGCTCCACCACGGGTTCAGCCGCTCCCGGAACGGTGCCGCCAATCTCCACGCGGTGTCCTGCCTGCCTGCGGTCACCGGCGCCTGGCAATACGAGGGCGGCGGTGCCGTGTACGGCCAGACCGGCCTCTACCGCCTCGACCGCTCGCTCATCGAGGGGCTCGACCTCGAGAACAAGTCCATCCGCGCCCTCGACCAGTCGCGCCTGGGTCCGATCCTCACGGGCGACCAGGAGGCGCTGCTGGGCGGCCCGCCCGTGACGGCCATGCTCGTGCAGAACACCAACCCCGCGATGGTGTGCCCGGAGACGCATCTCGTCCACAAAGGCCTGGCCCGCGAAGATCTCTTCCTCTGCGTGCACGAGCAGTTCCTGACCGAGACCGCCGCCTTCGCTGACATCGTGCTGCCCGCCACGATGTTCCTCGAGCACGACGACTTCTACACCGCGAGCGGCCACACCTACTTCCAGGTGGCGAAGAAGGTGATCGAAGCGCCCGGCGAGTGCCGTGAGAACCACTACGTGATCGCGGAGCTGGCCCGCCGGCTCGGCGCCAAGCACCCGGGCTTCACGATGACGGCGTGGGGGATCATGGATGCCACGCTCCGGAAGTCCGGCATGTGGGACGCCGAGACCAACTGGCAGCGCGGCGGCCAGGACTGCGCGCTCCCCTTCCAGACCGCGCACTTCCTGGACGGCTTCCCCACTGCCGACCGGCGCTTTCACTTCAAGGGCGATTGGAAGCGCTTCGGCGGCCGATGGCAGGAGATGCCCGTCCTGCCCGATCACTTCGACGTGATCGACCGCGCCACCACCGAGCGGCCCTTCCGCCTGGTGGCCGCGCCCGCGCGCGGGTTCCTCAACTCCACCTTCTCGGAGACGCCGTCCTCGATCGCGCGCGAGCGCCGCCCCACTGCGCTGCTCCATCCCGACGACTGCGCGGCGCTGGGTGTGGCCGACGGCGACCTCGTCGCCCTCGCCAACGAGCGCGGCGAGGTGCTCGTCCACGCCAGGGCAAAGGGCGGTCAGCAGCGCGGCGTGGTGGTGGTCGAGGGAATCTGGCCCAACGCCCGCTTCGACCGCGGCATCGGGATCAACGCTCTCACCAGCGCGGACCCCGGCTGGCCGAAGGGCGGGGCGGTGTTCCACGACACGTCGGTGTCGGTGCGCCGGGCGTAG
- a CDS encoding cobalamin-independent methionine synthase II family protein — MSPTIATPRILPTSVVGSHGLPGWVWLAREAMEAGRMGALDVRELMEDATQVAILDQERAGVDVVSTGEMMRVRFIIGFYDRITGIRPLPPPRQLGQPLWDTNTPFEVTEKIAAPRGLGIVEEFRLARGLTDKLIKATVPGPYTLLVPLKLGGGYRDKETLLADLVAIVNAECRALVAAGATFIQIDEPHHGMYSGSVHEVAKGVNRAVDGVDAKIAVHVCFGNLYGRPFSAVRDYRNVFPTLHDLRCSQIVLEFANRGMEDPARWKDFPRDKELGAGVIDVKAFKSETAEDVAERIRAFLPHIPPERLWLNPDCGFWETPRWVVRQKLTALCEGTRRVRAELGG; from the coding sequence ATGAGCCCGACCATTGCCACGCCGCGCATCCTGCCCACCTCCGTGGTCGGCAGCCACGGCCTGCCTGGCTGGGTGTGGCTGGCCCGCGAGGCCATGGAGGCCGGCCGCATGGGCGCCCTCGACGTGCGCGAGCTGATGGAGGATGCCACCCAGGTGGCCATCCTGGACCAGGAGCGCGCCGGGGTGGACGTGGTCTCCACCGGCGAGATGATGCGCGTGCGCTTCATCATCGGCTTCTACGACCGCATCACCGGCATCCGCCCCCTGCCCCCGCCGCGACAGCTCGGCCAGCCGCTCTGGGACACCAACACGCCGTTCGAGGTCACGGAGAAGATCGCGGCGCCGCGCGGCCTCGGCATCGTCGAAGAGTTCCGTCTCGCCCGTGGCCTCACCGACAAGCTGATCAAGGCCACGGTGCCGGGCCCGTACACCCTGCTGGTGCCGCTCAAGCTCGGCGGGGGCTACCGTGACAAGGAGACCCTTCTCGCCGACCTCGTCGCCATCGTCAACGCGGAGTGCCGGGCGCTGGTGGCAGCCGGCGCCACCTTCATCCAGATCGACGAGCCCCATCACGGCATGTACTCCGGCTCCGTGCACGAGGTGGCCAAGGGCGTGAATCGCGCGGTGGACGGCGTGGACGCCAAGATCGCCGTGCACGTCTGCTTCGGCAACCTCTACGGCCGCCCGTTCAGCGCGGTGCGCGACTACCGGAACGTCTTTCCCACGCTCCACGATCTTCGCTGCTCGCAGATCGTGCTCGAGTTCGCCAACCGCGGCATGGAGGATCCCGCGCGCTGGAAGGACTTCCCGCGCGACAAGGAGCTGGGCGCGGGCGTCATCGACGTGAAGGCCTTCAAGTCGGAGACCGCGGAGGACGTGGCCGAGCGCATCCGCGCCTTCCTGCCCCACATCCCGCCCGAGCGGCTCTGGCTGAACCCGGACTGCGGCTTCTGGGAGACGCCGCGCTGGGTCGTGCGGCAGAAGCTCACCGCGCTCTGCGAGGGGACACGGCGCGTGCGCGCGGAGCTGGGCGGCTAG
- a CDS encoding zinc-binding dehydrogenase, which translates to MPKGLTAVLLQPGKPLALEMLPTPEVEPGGLLVKNTAAAICGSDLHYWRNDGNYSGPDIRRVPGHEFTGVVAALGKGVQTDSLRRPLKEGDRIAFPFFNPCNRCYWCIRGEHHACPHRQRKSNQFTLNEYPYCDGGYAEYYYLPPGHYAFKVPDELPDDAIPPVNCALCQVLYGLESAEMKFGDVVVIQGAGGLGIYAAAVAAEKGGARVISIDGQTPRLALARQCGATDVIDMNEYPTPEKRIARVKELTDGRGADVVVEVVGIAAATVEGLNMVRLNGKYVDIGNIVPQTVTLPATLVITNQIKWLGVTHYDPWIIPAALDFLVRTKAKYPLSSLVSHSFPLKDINKAFEMAEWQGKNTGTAATRVILKP; encoded by the coding sequence GTGCCCAAGGGACTCACCGCCGTCCTGCTGCAGCCGGGGAAGCCGCTGGCCCTCGAGATGCTGCCCACGCCCGAGGTCGAGCCGGGCGGGCTGCTGGTCAAGAACACCGCCGCCGCCATCTGCGGCTCGGATCTCCACTACTGGCGCAACGACGGGAACTACTCCGGTCCCGACATCCGCCGCGTTCCCGGGCACGAGTTCACCGGCGTGGTGGCGGCGCTGGGCAAGGGCGTGCAGACGGACTCGCTGCGCCGGCCGCTCAAGGAAGGCGACCGCATCGCCTTTCCCTTCTTCAACCCCTGCAACCGCTGCTACTGGTGCATCCGTGGTGAGCATCACGCCTGCCCCCACCGCCAGCGCAAGAGCAATCAGTTCACGCTGAACGAGTATCCCTACTGCGACGGCGGCTACGCCGAGTACTACTATCTCCCGCCCGGGCACTATGCGTTCAAGGTGCCGGACGAGCTGCCGGACGACGCCATCCCGCCGGTGAACTGCGCCCTCTGCCAGGTGCTCTATGGCCTCGAGTCGGCCGAGATGAAGTTCGGCGACGTCGTGGTGATCCAGGGCGCGGGCGGCCTCGGCATCTACGCGGCGGCCGTTGCCGCAGAGAAGGGCGGAGCGCGCGTCATCTCCATCGACGGGCAGACCCCGCGGCTGGCTCTCGCCCGGCAGTGCGGCGCCACCGACGTCATCGACATGAACGAGTACCCGACTCCCGAGAAGCGCATCGCCCGCGTGAAGGAGCTGACGGACGGCCGCGGCGCCGACGTGGTCGTGGAGGTGGTGGGCATCGCCGCGGCCACCGTGGAAGGTCTCAACATGGTGCGCCTGAACGGAAAATACGTGGACATCGGCAACATCGTGCCCCAGACGGTGACCTTGCCCGCCACGCTCGTCATCACCAACCAGATCAAGTGGCTGGGCGTCACCCACTACGACCCGTGGATCATCCCGGCCGCGCTCGACTTCCTCGTGCGCACGAAAGCGAAGTACCCCCTCTCGTCGCTCGTCTCCCACAGCTTTCCGCTCAAGGACATCAACAAGGCCTTCGAGATGGCGGAGTGGCAGGGGAAGAACACCGGCACCGCCGCGACGCGGGTGATCCTGAAGCCGTAG
- a CDS encoding serine hydrolase domain-containing protein, with amino-acid sequence MRKRIAMLVALLLYGTLLAGLAQAQVLPPVKPELVGLSGERLGQLSGMLKADIDKGVFPGATLLVARHGKIAWFEAMGALDPATRAPMTKDAIFRIYSMSKPVTSLAVMMLVEDGKIALGDPVSKYLPQLGGLKVGVEKPGAGGPTLELEPARREMTIQDLLRHTSGLTYGIFGTGLVKKAYLDAKVWEDYPSNAEHVDRLAKLPLMHQPGTTWEYSHSIDVLGRVIEVVSRRTLGEFFSARIFGPLGMRDTAFYVADPAKHARVAEPFANDRSIGINAELNDPRVVQKWESGGGGLVSTTIDYARFAQMLLNGGSLNGKRLVSPKTVAYMTADHLGPSVASGPGPGYGFGLGFAVRRDAGMASLPGSVGDYYWGGAAGTYFWIDPKEDLIVVYMMQSPKQRVAARNLIRDMVYGAVDKAATR; translated from the coding sequence ATGCGGAAGCGAATCGCGATGCTCGTGGCGCTCCTGCTGTACGGGACCCTCCTCGCGGGACTCGCACAGGCGCAGGTCCTGCCACCGGTCAAACCCGAGCTGGTCGGGCTCTCCGGCGAGCGGCTGGGGCAGCTCAGCGGCATGCTGAAGGCCGACATCGACAAGGGCGTCTTCCCCGGCGCGACGCTGCTGGTGGCGCGACACGGCAAGATCGCGTGGTTCGAGGCCATGGGCGCGCTCGATCCGGCGACCCGCGCGCCCATGACCAAGGACGCCATCTTCCGCATCTACTCCATGTCGAAGCCGGTCACCTCGCTCGCGGTGATGATGCTGGTCGAGGACGGTAAGATCGCGCTCGGCGATCCCGTGTCCAAGTACCTTCCCCAGCTCGGTGGCCTCAAGGTCGGGGTGGAGAAGCCCGGCGCCGGCGGCCCGACGCTGGAGCTCGAGCCCGCCCGCCGCGAGATGACCATCCAGGACCTCTTGCGCCACACCTCGGGGCTCACGTACGGGATCTTCGGGACCGGGCTGGTGAAGAAGGCATACCTGGATGCCAAGGTCTGGGAGGACTATCCGAGCAATGCCGAGCATGTGGACCGGCTCGCCAAGCTGCCCCTGATGCATCAGCCGGGCACCACGTGGGAGTACAGCCATTCCATCGACGTGCTGGGGCGCGTGATCGAGGTGGTGTCGAGGCGGACGCTGGGCGAGTTCTTCAGCGCCCGCATCTTCGGTCCCCTCGGGATGCGCGACACCGCCTTCTACGTGGCCGACCCGGCGAAGCACGCGCGCGTCGCGGAGCCCTTCGCCAACGATCGCAGCATCGGAATCAATGCCGAGCTGAACGATCCGCGGGTCGTCCAGAAGTGGGAGTCCGGCGGCGGCGGGCTCGTCAGCACCACCATCGACTACGCGCGCTTCGCGCAGATGCTGCTGAACGGGGGGAGCCTCAACGGCAAGCGTCTGGTGAGCCCGAAGACGGTCGCGTACATGACGGCCGATCATCTCGGCCCGAGTGTGGCGTCGGGGCCCGGGCCCGGCTATGGCTTTGGTCTCGGCTTCGCCGTCCGCAGGGACGCGGGCATGGCATCTCTGCCCGGAAGCGTGGGCGACTACTACTGGGGCGGTGCGGCCGGGACGTACTTCTGGATCGACCCCAAGGAAGACCTCATCGTCGTGTACATGATGCAGTCGCCCAAGCAGCGGGTGGCCGCCCGCAACCTGATCAGGGACATGGTGTACGGCGCGGTCGACAAGGCCGCCACGCGGTAG
- a CDS encoding enoyl-CoA hydratase/isomerase family protein: MRTMRLEITDEVARLTLDRPDVLNAGNREWVRDLGEAVSRIGDARGVRVAVITGAGRAFCTGVDLGALARGEFGFPDFRAWEDAMVTIEDMNTVFVAAINGHALGGGLQLALVCDYRLASDAALIGLPAVKEGLIPSLALYRLPRLVGLARARELILLGENISAREAERLNVVNRVVPAAEFAEAVESTVKRFLALPATTVRASKRLTGLAFDLDRDPFRERMNTALEPMLDSPEHKAAMAAFRHGRPARPEVP, translated from the coding sequence ATGCGCACGATGCGGCTCGAGATCACGGACGAGGTGGCCCGACTCACCCTCGACCGCCCCGATGTCCTGAACGCCGGCAACCGGGAATGGGTGCGTGATCTCGGCGAGGCGGTGTCGCGCATTGGCGACGCGCGAGGCGTGCGGGTCGCGGTGATCACGGGCGCCGGCCGCGCCTTCTGCACCGGCGTGGACCTGGGCGCGCTGGCGCGCGGCGAGTTCGGCTTCCCCGACTTCCGCGCCTGGGAAGACGCCATGGTGACCATCGAGGACATGAACACGGTATTCGTGGCCGCCATCAACGGGCACGCGTTGGGCGGGGGGCTGCAGCTCGCGCTGGTCTGCGACTACCGCCTGGCCAGCGACGCGGCGCTGATCGGGCTGCCCGCGGTAAAGGAGGGGCTGATCCCCTCCCTCGCGCTCTATCGCCTGCCGCGTCTGGTGGGTCTGGCCCGCGCGCGCGAGCTGATCCTGCTGGGCGAGAACATCAGCGCCCGCGAGGCCGAGCGCCTGAACGTCGTGAACCGCGTGGTGCCGGCAGCGGAGTTCGCGGAGGCGGTGGAGAGCACCGTGAAGCGCTTCCTCGCGCTGCCCGCCACCACCGTCCGCGCCAGCAAGCGCCTCACCGGCCTCGCCTTCGATCTCGACCGCGACCCGTTCCGCGAGCGCATGAACACGGCCCTCGAGCCGATGCTCGACTCGCCCGAGCACAAGGCGGCGATGGCAGCGTTTCGCCACGGGCGGCCGGCGCGCCCGGAGGTCCCATGA